CCTCATCCTCGACTTCGGCTCCCAGGTCACGCAGCTCATCGCGCGCCGCGTGCGCGAGGCCCACGTGTACTGCGAGGTGCACCCCTGCGATGTGGGCGATGCCTGGGTGCGCGAATACGCCGCCGACGGCGCGCTCAAGGGCGTGATCCTTTCCGGCAGCCACGCCAGCGTGTACGAGGAAACCACCGACCGCGCTCCGCAGGCCGTGTTCGAGCTGGGCGTGCCGGTGCTGGGCATCTGCTACGGCATGCAGACCATGGCGCAGCAGCTCGGCGGCAAGGTCGAGGGCGGCCACAAGCGCGAGTTCGGCTATGCCGAAGTGCGCGCCCACGGCCACACGGCCCTGCTCAACGACATCGCCGACTTCACCACGGCCGACGGCCACGGCATGCTCAAGGTCTGGATGAGCCACGGCGACAAGGTGGCCGAGATGCCGCCTGGCTTCAAGCTCATGGCGTCCACGCCGAGCTGCCCCATCGCCGGCATGGCCGACGAAGCGCGCCGCTTCTACGCCGTGCAGTTCCATCCCGAGGTCACGCACACCGTGCAGGGCCGCGCGCTGCTCGATCGCTTCGTGCTGGGCATCTGCGGCGTGCAGCCCGACTGGGTCATGAAGGACCACATCGCCGAAGCAGTGGAATCCATCCGCGCCCAGGTGGGCGATGAGGAAGTGATCCTCGGCCTTTCCGGCGGCGTGGATTCCAGCGTGGCTGCCGCGCTGATCCACCGCGCCATCGGCGACCAGCTCACCTGCGTGTTCGTGGACCACGGCCTGTTGCGCCTGAACGAAGGCGACATGGTCATGGACATGTTCGCCGGCAAGCTGCATGCCAAGGTCGTGCGCGTGGACGCGAGCGAACTCTTCCTGCGCGAACTGGCTGGCGTGAGCGAACCGGAGCAGAAACGCAAGATCATCGGCCGCC
The DNA window shown above is from Acidovorax sp. NCPPB 4044 and carries:
- the guaA gene encoding glutamine-hydrolyzing GMP synthase translates to MQHQKILILDFGSQVTQLIARRVREAHVYCEVHPCDVGDAWVREYAADGALKGVILSGSHASVYEETTDRAPQAVFELGVPVLGICYGMQTMAQQLGGKVEGGHKREFGYAEVRAHGHTALLNDIADFTTADGHGMLKVWMSHGDKVAEMPPGFKLMASTPSCPIAGMADEARRFYAVQFHPEVTHTVQGRALLDRFVLGICGVQPDWVMKDHIAEAVESIRAQVGDEEVILGLSGGVDSSVAAALIHRAIGDQLTCVFVDHGLLRLNEGDMVMDMFAGKLHAKVVRVDASELFLRELAGVSEPEQKRKIIGRLFVDVFKAEAAKLTASGTSKKGATFLAQGTIYPDVIESGGAKSKKAVTIKSHHNVGGLPEQLGLKLLEPLRDLFKDEVRELGVALGLPHDMVYRHPFPGPGLGVRILGEVKQEYADLLRRADAIFIEELRNFRDEATGKTWYDLTSQAFTVFLPVKSVGVMGDGRTYDYVVALRAVQTSDFMTADWAELPYALLKKVSGRIINEVRGINRVTYDVSSKPPATIEWE